One Massilia sp. 9096 genomic window carries:
- a CDS encoding diguanylate cyclase, with translation MLASLIRASQPRRSHALLAALWLAFGAAAAQDLPSHQRFSELREMARVSPQRAVPVLDRLQAEARRGTPAEQADFLIASCDVQHLLGQHATALGLCDQAIAIGRLHHNDDILASALMAKAYALFSLNETAQSHQLIWEAEKLLSASRDVGLRVRAQVSSGESFAEDGNLPLALTKIQGATLMARQSGDPLLLVIALRALGKLYDQMREYAKGFEAVDEGMRVAEAMQSPGRLLLLKGTEYALAIDSGQPQRALKAQLAALDLAHKVGAGPMMGDTLVNLSDVYLKLGDYHHALSYAQQALARANELNDEGLAGVARLNIGEVYLAMGRIPEGKTNMEAGLAWFEKAGKKPDLLNVLIEYGESLEKAGDLSGALAAYHRERKLSNEMFERRRQKAMLELQEKYEADKKQRQIELLRQENQVKSTEIDNRRLQQRVWWLLAVVFGLASAIVGLLYRKVRHANAQLEEKNQELKQQSVRDPLTALYNRRHFQEFMRGRQDGERRGNAGRAAGDDTVSALYLLDVDHFKHINDTYGHGAGDAVLREIAAALRDILRETDMIVRWGGEEFLAFLPAVPRASLDEVARRLLNGIPARTIDYQGATLSAQVSIGFAPFPLAPGAEIVSWERAVNIVDMALYLAKGHGRNRAYGVRSFDGADGASMNEIEHDIEAAWRAGHVELSIVMGPQPELRMVS, from the coding sequence ATGTTGGCAAGCCTAATCCGCGCTTCGCAACCCCGCCGCAGCCATGCGCTGCTGGCGGCGCTTTGGCTGGCATTCGGCGCTGCCGCTGCCCAGGATCTCCCGTCGCACCAGCGCTTCTCCGAACTCAGGGAGATGGCCCGGGTCTCGCCGCAGCGCGCCGTGCCGGTGCTCGACCGGCTGCAAGCCGAGGCACGGCGCGGCACGCCGGCCGAGCAGGCCGACTTCCTGATCGCCTCCTGCGACGTCCAGCACCTCCTCGGCCAGCACGCCACGGCGCTCGGCCTGTGCGACCAGGCGATCGCCATCGGCCGCCTGCATCATAACGACGACATCCTGGCGAGCGCGCTGATGGCCAAGGCCTATGCGCTGTTCAGCCTGAACGAAACGGCGCAATCGCACCAGCTGATCTGGGAAGCCGAGAAGCTCTTGAGCGCCAGCCGCGACGTCGGCCTGCGCGTGCGTGCCCAGGTCTCGTCGGGCGAGTCGTTCGCCGAGGACGGCAACCTGCCGCTCGCGCTCACCAAGATCCAGGGTGCGACCCTGATGGCGCGCCAGAGCGGCGACCCGCTGCTGCTGGTGATCGCGCTGCGCGCGCTGGGCAAGCTGTACGACCAGATGCGCGAGTACGCCAAGGGCTTCGAGGCCGTCGACGAGGGCATGCGCGTGGCCGAAGCAATGCAATCGCCGGGCCGGCTGCTACTGCTGAAGGGGACCGAATACGCGCTCGCGATCGACTCCGGACAGCCGCAACGCGCGCTCAAGGCGCAGCTGGCGGCGCTCGATCTGGCGCACAAGGTCGGCGCCGGGCCGATGATGGGCGATACGCTGGTCAACCTGTCCGACGTCTACCTGAAGCTGGGCGACTATCACCACGCCCTGTCGTACGCCCAGCAGGCGCTGGCCCGGGCCAACGAACTCAACGACGAAGGCCTGGCCGGCGTGGCGCGCCTGAACATCGGCGAGGTCTACCTGGCGATGGGCCGTATCCCGGAAGGCAAGACGAACATGGAGGCCGGCCTGGCCTGGTTCGAAAAAGCCGGCAAGAAGCCCGACCTGCTGAACGTGCTGATCGAATACGGCGAGTCGCTCGAAAAAGCCGGCGACCTGAGCGGGGCGCTGGCCGCCTACCACCGCGAGCGCAAGCTGTCGAACGAGATGTTCGAGAGGCGCCGCCAGAAGGCGATGCTCGAACTGCAGGAAAAGTACGAAGCCGACAAGAAGCAGCGCCAGATCGAATTGCTGCGCCAGGAAAACCAGGTGAAGTCGACCGAGATCGACAACCGCCGCCTGCAGCAGCGCGTCTGGTGGCTGCTGGCGGTGGTGTTCGGCCTGGCCTCGGCGATCGTCGGCCTGCTGTACCGCAAGGTGCGCCATGCCAACGCCCAGCTCGAGGAAAAGAACCAGGAACTCAAGCAGCAGAGCGTGCGCGACCCGCTGACGGCGCTGTACAACCGCCGCCACTTCCAGGAATTCATGCGCGGCCGCCAGGACGGCGAACGGCGCGGCAATGCCGGCCGCGCCGCCGGCGACGACACCGTCAGCGCACTGTACCTGCTCGACGTCGACCACTTCAAGCACATCAACGACACCTATGGCCACGGCGCCGGCGACGCCGTGCTGCGCGAGATCGCCGCCGCCCTGCGCGACATCCTGCGCGAGACCGACATGATCGTGCGCTGGGGTGGCGAGGAATTCCTGGCCTTCCTGCCGGCGGTCCCGCGCGCCAGCCTGGACGAGGTGGCGCGCCGTCTGCTGAACGGCATCCCCGCGCGCACCATCGACTACCAGGGCGCCACCTTGTCGGCCCAGGTCTCGATCGGCTTCGCGCCCTTCCCGCTGGCGCCGGGCGCCGAGATCGTGTCATGGGAGCGCGCGGTCAATATCGTCGACATGGCGCTGTACCTGGCCAAGGGCCATGGCCGCAACCGCGCCTACGGCGTGCGCAGCTTCGACGGCGCCGACGGCGCCTCGATGAACGAGATCGAGCACGACATCGAAGCGGCCTGGCGCGCCGGACACGTCGAACTGTCGATCGTCATGGGTCCGCAGCCAGAGCTGCGCATGGTCTCCTAG
- a CDS encoding ABC transporter ATP-binding protein, translated as MPSDPTIKTDRAQVSQAAGLLRRAAHPDRTHLYWAVLWLVIAAGLEVLGPLLGKKLIDEHLLPHRLDWPRMAWLLGGVIVFGWAASWLRFLQLVRLSGLAMRSVQRLREWVYGHVLRLPMAFFDRAITGQLVSRVTNDTEAVKTLYIQVLFVILDSGIVLVGTSIAMAWLDWRLMLIVLTLVPAVLGIVWLYQRLSAPAVTRARALRSDINAQMAESIGGMSVLQANNAQQRFGARFGATNQEHYTARVAELRANAFLLRPALDFLNVVLLAVVIFSFGQRSMSGVEVGVLYAFISYIARVVEPLIQITMQFSGLQQAVVATARVAHLLDEGQAPEHGKRSGSGGRPADTPARPDADAPAVRVRDLSFAYVPGQTVLHHVSLDIPQGAFFGIVGHTGSGKSTLLSLLLRYYGFEQGSIELFGEALGAIGNERFRNEVGLVPQDPFLLAASARENIDMGRGLPREQIEAAARAAHAHDFIAALEQGYETPLGEGGSRLSSGQKQLIAIARALAGQPRILLLDEATSRIDSATEQIVQQALVDLRGKVTIIAIAHRLSTIRDADRIVVLNHGRISESGSHDDLMRIEGGLYQRLYLLQQIAV; from the coding sequence ATGCCGTCTGATCCGACTATCAAAACCGACCGCGCGCAAGTCTCGCAAGCCGCCGGCCTGCTGCGCCGCGCCGCCCATCCGGACCGCACCCACCTGTACTGGGCCGTGCTGTGGCTGGTCATCGCGGCCGGCCTGGAAGTGCTCGGGCCGCTGCTGGGCAAGAAGCTGATCGACGAACACCTGCTGCCGCACCGCCTCGACTGGCCGCGCATGGCCTGGCTGCTGGGTGGCGTGATCGTGTTCGGCTGGGCCGCGTCGTGGCTGCGCTTTTTGCAGCTGGTGCGCCTGTCCGGCCTGGCGATGCGCTCGGTGCAGCGCCTGCGCGAATGGGTGTACGGGCACGTGCTGCGCCTGCCGATGGCGTTTTTCGACCGCGCCATCACCGGCCAGCTGGTCAGCCGCGTCACCAACGACACCGAGGCGGTCAAGACCCTGTACATCCAGGTGCTGTTCGTGATCCTCGACAGCGGCATCGTGCTGGTCGGGACCTCGATCGCGATGGCGTGGCTCGACTGGCGCCTGATGCTGATCGTGCTGACGCTGGTGCCGGCGGTGCTCGGCATCGTCTGGCTGTACCAGCGCCTGTCGGCGCCCGCGGTCACGCGCGCACGCGCGCTGCGCAGCGACATCAACGCACAGATGGCGGAATCGATCGGCGGCATGAGCGTGCTGCAGGCGAACAATGCCCAGCAGCGCTTCGGCGCGCGCTTTGGCGCCACCAACCAGGAGCACTACACCGCGCGCGTGGCCGAGCTGCGCGCCAACGCTTTCCTGTTGCGCCCCGCGCTCGACTTCCTCAACGTGGTGCTGCTGGCGGTGGTGATCTTCAGCTTCGGCCAGCGCAGCATGAGCGGGGTCGAAGTCGGCGTGCTGTACGCCTTCATCAGCTACATCGCGCGCGTGGTCGAGCCGCTGATCCAGATCACGATGCAGTTTTCGGGCCTGCAGCAGGCCGTGGTCGCGACCGCGCGCGTGGCGCACCTGCTCGACGAGGGGCAGGCGCCCGAGCACGGCAAGCGCAGTGGCAGCGGCGGCCGCCCGGCCGATACGCCGGCGCGCCCGGATGCGGATGCACCCGCCGTGCGCGTGCGCGACCTGTCGTTCGCCTACGTGCCCGGCCAGACCGTGCTGCACCACGTCTCGCTCGACATCCCGCAGGGCGCTTTCTTCGGCATCGTCGGCCACACCGGCAGCGGCAAGTCGACCCTGCTGTCGCTGCTGCTGCGCTACTACGGTTTCGAACAAGGCAGCATCGAGCTGTTCGGCGAAGCGCTGGGCGCGATCGGCAACGAGCGCTTCCGCAACGAAGTCGGCCTGGTGCCGCAGGATCCCTTCCTGCTGGCGGCGTCGGCGCGTGAAAACATCGACATGGGACGCGGCCTGCCGCGCGAGCAGATCGAGGCCGCCGCGCGCGCCGCGCACGCGCACGACTTCATCGCCGCGCTCGAACAGGGCTACGAGACGCCGCTGGGCGAAGGCGGCTCGCGCCTGTCGTCCGGCCAGAAGCAGCTGATCGCGATCGCCCGCGCGCTGGCCGGCCAGCCGCGCATCCTGCTGCTGGACGAAGCCACCTCGCGCATCGACAGCGCCACCGAGCAGATCGTGCAGCAGGCGCTGGTCGACCTGCGCGGCAAGGTGACCATCATCGCCATCGCACACCGGCTCTCGACCATCCGCGACGCCGACCGCATCGTGGTGCTGAACCACGGCCGCATCAGCGAATCCGGCAGCCACGACGACCTGATGCGCATCGAGGGCGGCCTGTACCAGCGCCTGTACCTGTTGCAGCAGATTGCGGTTTGA
- a CDS encoding metallophosphoesterase, whose product MTRRRMQAMTGFDRRPLAAFALPLLVAPLAALLASCGTPSDDEASKDAYLQYRWVVMGDGGTPLARVATRYASCPMIGIDGTVTRMSLRAAAGTAAQRTTASAAADSKPSAFPVNVCEASLPAGARQVVIGTQALPLPKADPQRILILADTGCRLKKADNAYQSCNDGDAWPLAQIATTAARMQPDLVLHIGDYHYRENACPSDIAGCQGTPWGYGWDTWEADLFKPAAPLMAAAPWIVVRGNHEECARAGQGWFRFLDTQPYGAQRSCDDPANDNAANYSAPYAVPLGSDTQVIVFDSAKAGKAALPTSDPQFKAYQDEFKTVAKLAAKARITSLFVNHHPILGYTPVAGAAPQGGNAALLSVMQNVNPSAYYPAGVALALHGHVHDFQALNFSSNHPATLVSGNGGDNLDVALPDPFPASVGPAPGVTVDRVTHSSTFGFMMMERSGTSWTYKAYTRAGKLMATCALSNNHLNCDKTGFLAG is encoded by the coding sequence ATGACAAGACGAAGGATGCAAGCCATGACCGGATTCGACAGGCGCCCGCTCGCCGCTTTTGCCCTGCCGCTGCTCGTCGCGCCACTGGCCGCGCTGCTGGCCAGCTGCGGCACGCCCAGCGACGACGAAGCCAGCAAGGACGCCTATCTGCAGTACCGCTGGGTGGTCATGGGCGACGGCGGCACGCCGTTGGCGCGCGTCGCGACCCGCTATGCGAGCTGCCCGATGATCGGCATCGACGGCACCGTCACGCGCATGAGCCTGCGCGCCGCCGCCGGCACCGCGGCGCAGCGCACGACCGCCAGCGCCGCCGCCGATTCCAAGCCGTCGGCGTTTCCGGTCAACGTCTGCGAAGCGTCGCTGCCGGCCGGCGCCAGGCAGGTGGTGATCGGCACCCAGGCATTGCCGCTGCCGAAGGCCGATCCGCAGCGCATCCTGATCCTGGCCGACACCGGCTGCCGCCTCAAGAAAGCCGACAATGCCTACCAGTCGTGCAACGACGGCGACGCCTGGCCGCTGGCGCAGATCGCCACGACCGCGGCCAGGATGCAGCCCGACCTGGTGCTGCACATCGGCGACTACCACTACCGCGAAAACGCCTGCCCGTCCGACATCGCCGGCTGCCAGGGCACGCCGTGGGGCTATGGCTGGGATACCTGGGAAGCCGACCTGTTCAAACCGGCCGCGCCGCTGATGGCGGCCGCCCCGTGGATCGTCGTGCGCGGCAACCACGAGGAATGCGCGCGCGCCGGCCAGGGCTGGTTCCGCTTCCTCGACACCCAACCCTACGGCGCCCAGCGCAGCTGCGACGACCCGGCCAACGACAACGCCGCCAACTACAGCGCGCCGTACGCGGTCCCGCTGGGCAGCGACACCCAGGTCATCGTGTTCGATTCGGCCAAGGCCGGCAAGGCGGCGCTGCCGACCAGCGATCCGCAGTTCAAGGCTTACCAGGACGAGTTCAAGACCGTGGCGAAGCTGGCCGCGAAAGCCAGGATCACCAGCCTGTTCGTCAACCACCACCCGATCCTCGGCTACACGCCGGTGGCGGGCGCCGCGCCGCAGGGCGGCAATGCGGCACTGCTGTCGGTGATGCAGAACGTGAACCCGAGCGCATACTACCCGGCCGGCGTGGCGCTGGCGCTGCACGGCCACGTGCACGACTTTCAGGCGCTGAACTTCAGCTCGAACCATCCGGCGACGCTCGTGAGCGGCAACGGCGGCGACAACCTGGACGTCGCGCTGCCGGATCCGTTCCCGGCGAGCGTCGGCCCGGCGCCGGGCGTGACCGTCGACCGCGTCACGCACAGCAGCACCTTCGGCTTCATGATGATGGAGCGCAGCGGCACCAGCTGGACCTACAAGGCCTACACCCGGGCCGGCAAGCTGATGGCGACCTGCGCACTGTCGAACAACCACCTGAACTGTGACAAGACGGGCTTCCTGGCCGGCTGA
- a CDS encoding ABC transporter transmembrane domain-containing protein has translation MGLASLIGGFVRRHWRSYGSSAVMLAGVALCSVLVPRKVGAMIDGLAAHRLGGHDLMVQLLELLGLGLAIYGLRVAWRLRLYSASYRLGVELRTKLYERLSMQGPAFYQRQRTGDLMALATNDIDAIEQAAGEAMLAGFDGSLTLIMVLGVMFLGVDWRLTLIALLPFPLMALAFWRISSHIHVAAGDALNRFSALNDHVQESLSGVRTLRALGLEARSAAQFAQLAADASESSLAAQKWEAAYEPAVGLTLTAATGLTLGLGGYLVWQGQITIGMLTSFTMYLGQLIWPMFAAGWVLSLIERGRAALARLQPLLDAPLTIDDRGTLEHLARGVLALQDVSFTYTGQTQPALERVTVRLQPGQTLGLVGPTGAGKSTLLRVLLRQATPQHGRVTWGGHALDEYALATLRGAISWVPQESFLFSASIAENIALARPGATRAEVEQAARMADIHDDILRFPEGYDTPVGEKGITLSGGQRQRVAIARSLLAHSSLLLLDDALSAVDTGTETRILEHFDELRRTRPELSAIIASHRLSAVVKADLIVVLRDGRVSECGSHDDLLALDGWYASQWRYQQLEASLDAV, from the coding sequence ATGGGGTTGGCAAGTCTGATCGGCGGCTTCGTGCGCCGCCATTGGCGTTCGTATGGGTCGTCGGCGGTGATGCTGGCCGGCGTGGCCTTGTGCTCGGTGCTGGTGCCGCGCAAGGTCGGGGCAATGATCGACGGCCTGGCGGCGCACCGCCTCGGCGGGCACGACCTGATGGTCCAGCTGCTCGAGCTGCTCGGCCTCGGCCTGGCCATCTACGGCTTGCGCGTGGCCTGGCGCCTGCGCCTGTATTCGGCTTCCTACCGCCTCGGCGTCGAGCTGCGCACCAAACTGTATGAACGGCTGTCGATGCAGGGCCCGGCGTTCTACCAGCGCCAGCGCACCGGCGACCTGATGGCGCTGGCCACCAACGACATCGACGCGATCGAGCAGGCCGCGGGCGAAGCGATGCTGGCCGGCTTCGACGGCAGCCTGACGCTGATCATGGTGCTGGGCGTGATGTTCCTCGGCGTCGACTGGCGCCTGACCCTCATCGCCCTGCTGCCCTTCCCGCTGATGGCGCTGGCGTTCTGGCGCATCTCGAGCCACATCCACGTCGCCGCCGGCGATGCCCTGAATCGTTTCTCGGCCTTGAACGACCACGTGCAAGAGTCCTTGTCCGGCGTGCGCACGCTGCGCGCGCTCGGCCTGGAGGCGCGCAGCGCGGCGCAGTTCGCCCAGCTCGCCGCCGACGCATCAGAATCCAGCCTCGCCGCCCAGAAATGGGAAGCGGCCTACGAACCGGCGGTCGGCCTGACGCTCACCGCCGCCACCGGCCTGACGCTCGGCCTGGGCGGCTACCTGGTGTGGCAGGGCCAGATCACGATCGGCATGTTGACCAGTTTCACGATGTACCTCGGCCAGCTGATCTGGCCGATGTTCGCGGCCGGCTGGGTGCTGTCGCTGATCGAACGCGGACGCGCCGCGCTGGCGCGCCTGCAGCCGCTGCTCGACGCCCCGCTCACCATCGACGACCGCGGCACGCTCGAGCACCTGGCGCGCGGCGTGCTGGCGCTGCAGGACGTCAGCTTTACTTATACCGGCCAGACCCAGCCGGCTCTCGAACGCGTGACGGTGCGCCTGCAGCCGGGCCAGACCCTGGGCCTGGTCGGCCCGACCGGCGCCGGCAAGTCGACGCTGCTGCGCGTGCTGCTGCGCCAGGCCACGCCGCAGCACGGCCGCGTCACCTGGGGCGGGCATGCGCTCGACGAATACGCCCTCGCCACCCTGCGCGGCGCGATCAGCTGGGTGCCGCAGGAATCGTTCCTGTTCTCGGCCTCGATCGCCGAGAACATCGCCCTCGCGCGCCCGGGCGCGACGCGCGCGGAGGTCGAGCAGGCGGCGCGCATGGCCGACATCCACGACGACATCCTGCGCTTCCCCGAGGGCTACGACACGCCCGTCGGCGAAAAGGGCATCACCCTCTCCGGCGGCCAGCGCCAGCGCGTGGCGATCGCGCGTTCGCTGCTGGCGCACAGCAGCCTGCTGCTGCTCGACGATGCGCTGTCGGCGGTCGACACCGGCACCGAGACGCGCATCCTCGAACACTTCGACGAACTGCGCCGCACCCGCCCCGAACTGTCGGCCATCATCGCCAGCCATCGGCTGTCGGCCGTGGTCAAGGCCGACCTGATCGTCGTGCTGCGCGACGGCCGCGTCAGCGAATGCGGCAGCCATGACGACCTGCTGGCGCTGGACGGCTGGTACGCCAGCCAGTGGCGCTATCAACAACTGGAGGCGAGCCTGGATGCCGTCTGA
- a CDS encoding cytochrome-c peroxidase, with translation MLAHTRVWTRAATAALGMAIACAWAADLRPAPGAGVPAAAATATTATIGTTAQLAAMPATPAPFQPSPARAALGRQVFYDARLSEPAGTSCAACHDPHQGFAGNHGSTLGVALGSRPGSFGTRNVPSALYAAYVPRLFFYQDDDAPAPIPFGGLFADGRADTVAELVRRPLLDPLEMHNLSADAIARKLRNAPYADGLRKEFGPASLQTTAGAMAALGAAMEAFLQSREMAPFSSRYDAWVQGKGRLSEQELRGLKLFKDPDRGNCASCHRFNETARNPARSMFTDFGYDAIGAPRNAAIPANRDPRHVDEGLCATAAARRWPDSAQWCGYFRTPSLRNVAARERYMHNGVFADLRDAVAFYATRTIEPRRWYRGGRVFDDVAPAHRANVNVATLPLNRRQGMQPALGEQDIDAILAFLQTLTDAPFEEAAQRNMAAQAAHRTAQARR, from the coding sequence ATGCTCGCGCACACGCGCGTGTGGACGCGCGCGGCCACGGCGGCCCTGGGCATGGCCATTGCCTGCGCCTGGGCCGCCGACCTGCGCCCGGCCCCCGGCGCCGGTGTGCCCGCCGCCGCAGCCACTGCCACCACTGCCACCATCGGCACGACCGCCCAGCTGGCCGCGATGCCGGCGACGCCGGCGCCGTTCCAGCCATCGCCGGCGCGCGCCGCGCTGGGCCGGCAAGTGTTCTACGACGCGCGCCTGTCGGAGCCGGCCGGCACCAGCTGCGCCGCCTGCCACGATCCGCACCAGGGCTTCGCCGGCAACCACGGCTCGACCCTCGGCGTGGCGCTCGGCAGCCGGCCCGGCAGCTTTGGCACGCGCAACGTGCCGTCGGCTCTTTACGCGGCCTACGTGCCGCGCCTGTTCTTCTACCAGGACGACGACGCCCCGGCGCCGATCCCGTTCGGCGGCTTGTTCGCCGACGGCCGCGCCGACACGGTCGCCGAGCTGGTGCGGCGTCCGCTGCTCGATCCGCTCGAAATGCACAACCTCTCCGCGGACGCCATCGCGCGCAAGCTGCGCAACGCGCCGTACGCGGACGGCTTGCGCAAGGAGTTCGGCCCCGCCTCGCTGCAAACCACGGCCGGCGCCATGGCCGCGCTCGGGGCCGCGATGGAAGCCTTCTTGCAGAGCCGCGAAATGGCGCCGTTTTCCTCGCGCTACGACGCCTGGGTGCAGGGCAAGGGGCGCCTGTCCGAGCAGGAACTGCGAGGGCTGAAGCTGTTCAAGGACCCGGACCGCGGCAACTGCGCCAGCTGCCACCGGTTCAACGAGACCGCGCGCAATCCGGCCCGTTCGATGTTCACCGACTTCGGCTACGACGCCATCGGCGCACCGCGCAACGCCGCCATCCCTGCCAACCGCGACCCGCGCCACGTCGACGAGGGCCTGTGCGCCACTGCCGCCGCCAGGCGCTGGCCGGACAGCGCGCAATGGTGCGGCTATTTCCGCACGCCCAGCCTGCGCAACGTGGCGGCGCGCGAGCGCTACATGCACAACGGCGTGTTTGCCGACCTGCGCGATGCCGTCGCGTTCTATGCCACCCGCACGATCGAACCGCGCCGCTGGTACCGCGGCGGCCGCGTGTTCGACGACGTCGCACCCGCCCATCGCGCCAACGTCAACGTCGCGACCCTGCCGCTGAACCGCCGCCAGGGCATGCAGCCGGCGCTCGGCGAGCAAGACATCGACGCCATCCTGGCTTTCCTGCAAACCCTCACCGATGCGCCGTTCGAGGAGGCCGCGCAACGCAATATGGCGGCCCAGGCGGCGCATCGCACGGCGCAGGCGCGGCGCTGA